A genome region from Oryctolagus cuniculus chromosome 20, mOryCun1.1, whole genome shotgun sequence includes the following:
- the LOC100352536 gene encoding large ribosomal subunit protein eL32, giving the protein MAALRPLVKPKIVKKRTKKFIRHQSDRYVKIKRNWRKPRGIDNRVRRRFKGQILMPNIGYGSNKKTKHMLPSGFRKFLVHNVKELEVLLMCNKSYCAEIAHNVSSKNRKAIVERAAQLAIRVTNPNARLRSEENE; this is encoded by the coding sequence ATGGCCGCCCTCAGACCCCTGGTGAAGCCCAAGATCGTCAAAAAGAGGACCAAGAAGTTCATCCGCCACCAGTCGGACCGCTATGTCAAGATTAAGCGTAACTGGCGGAAACCCAGAGGTATTGACAACAGGGTGCGGAGAAGATTCAAGGGCCAGATCTTGATGCCCAACATTGGCTACGGGAGCAACAAGAAGACCAAGCACATGCTGCCCAGCGGCTTCCGGAAGTTCCTGGTCCACAACGTCAAGGAGCTGGAGGTGCTGCTGATGTGCAACAAATCCTACTGTGCAGAGATTGCTCACAACGTCTCCTCCAAGAACCGCAAAGCCATTGTGGAGAGAGCGGCCCAGCTGGCCATCAGGGTCACCAACCCCAACGCCAGGCTGCGGAGTGAAGAAAATGAGTAG